The following proteins are encoded in a genomic region of Porphyrobacter sp. CACIAM 03H1:
- a CDS encoding DOMON-like domain-containing protein has protein sequence MHPLMLHQTCDLGPVRAVTAAISPTPQGCEAEFRLEGHIPSIVVPAPTTPARRDNLWKTTCFEIFWQPLGDTWYREFNLSPSGQWAAYDFDSFREGMRDAPVEAIAVACSHDDGALVLKASIAASLPDPAQVALNAIVEHPDGSLQFWALAFPPGKPEFHSEACRAIIVER, from the coding sequence ATGCACCCCTTGATGCTCCACCAGACCTGCGATCTCGGCCCTGTCCGCGCGGTCACCGCCGCCATTTCGCCCACCCCGCAGGGCTGCGAGGCCGAATTCCGGCTCGAGGGGCATATCCCCTCGATCGTGGTGCCGGCCCCGACCACGCCCGCCCGGCGCGACAATCTGTGGAAGACCACCTGCTTCGAGATCTTCTGGCAGCCCCTCGGCGACACCTGGTATCGCGAGTTCAACCTCTCGCCCTCCGGCCAATGGGCGGCCTACGACTTCGATTCCTTCCGCGAAGGGATGCGCGATGCGCCGGTCGAGGCGATCGCCGTCGCCTGTTCGCATGACGACGGGGCTCTGGTGCTGAAGGCCAGCATCGCCGCGAGCCTGCCCGATCCCGCGCAGGTCGCGCTCAACGCGATCGTCGAGCATCCGGACGGCAGCCTGCAATTCTGGGCGCTTGCCTTCCCGCCCGGCAAGCCCGAGTTCCACTCCGAGGCCTGCCGCGCGATCATCGTCGAACGCTAG
- a CDS encoding TspO/MBR family protein, protein MDIDWTAAAIAAGWAIILGGAGGALTEIGQWYRDLRKPPWQPPDWLFGPAWTVILGLAGWSFYIGLTQAPSPEARMGVWALFIVNFVLHFLWSPLFFKLRRPDWALAENVLLWLSVTALMVVLPRLAGDSFAGWLNVPYFVWVSFAFVLNAKIVQLNRPFGRAATAP, encoded by the coding sequence ATGGACATCGACTGGACAGCCGCCGCCATCGCCGCCGGATGGGCGATCATTCTCGGCGGCGCGGGCGGCGCGCTGACCGAAATCGGGCAATGGTATCGCGACCTTCGCAAGCCGCCGTGGCAGCCGCCCGACTGGCTGTTCGGCCCCGCATGGACGGTGATCCTCGGCCTTGCGGGGTGGAGCTTCTACATCGGCCTCACGCAGGCGCCCTCTCCCGAGGCGCGCATGGGCGTCTGGGCGCTGTTCATCGTCAATTTCGTGCTCCACTTCCTGTGGTCGCCGCTGTTCTTCAAGCTGCGCCGACCCGACTGGGCGCTGGCCGAGAACGTGCTGCTGTGGCTTTCGGTGACGGCGCTGATGGTGGTGCTTCCCCGCCTCGCGGGAGACAGTTTCGCGGGCTGGCTCAACGTGCCCTATTTCGTCTGGGTGAGCTTCGCCTTCGTGCTCAACGCGAAGATCGTGCAGCTCAACCGCCCCTTCGGCCGCGCCGCGACCGCGCCCTAG